One stretch of Aquimarina sp. Aq107 DNA includes these proteins:
- the cobN gene encoding cobaltochelatase subunit CobN, with protein sequence MHLISTIPGGWNPNDEGVFYIDQSPGDIVFLSSADSDLFMMHNAYKLIHNAVENAPSFRFANLSYFKQELTIDTYIDEVISSAKIVVLKLLGGKAYYNYLCEAVTECCEENDIQLLFLPGDNKPDLELMQSSNIPLKDVDLIWKYIQTGGIENCQAALQLISNRITDTAVIPNAIKTIPDLFLYHPTVGIYSKQTLVENKNQAIVFGYRSYYLSNNLAPIHGILDALAAQGIDAVVIMAAGYREHDIEQQIFSLLQFHQITKPKIIINTTGFSVQGFNDTTQSLFDAFNVPVIQAIMGSCNRESWLEGNFGLPPTDIAMNIALPEVDGKIISKVISFKQSKEKDTLTDSEIVSYVPNVEGCQFVAEMAKAWVNLQQKTNAEKRIALVLPNYPNNNSRLANGVGLDTPQSTLQILAQLAHENYALASDFPKTTKELIDKLTNSVTNSLETINTLNERHAIKLEEAVFYQYYNQLSKTLRDSIEAQWGNPNESPNYQKGYFLIPGFISENVLVSIQPSRGYNLDLQASYHSPDLPPPPAYLAYYIWLQHDFKADALVHIGKHGNLEWLPGKSVALSKETCFPAAILGAIPHFYPFIINDPGEGTQAKRRNQAIILDHLIPPMTRAENYGDLLKLELLIDEFYESALVDKKRASLIKTKIETLVNETHLKSDLNQDGKDIDALLEVIDGYLCELKESQIRGGLHILGKLPKQEKLVDLIVALHRLPQGNLKGITQCLAEDLQLNFDPIDVSYSDLFEKEILGISCRTYGQAVELLENKAKNIVSQLLSNDQNENIGEYTQEILAYIQQHTLSVLHKTSNEINHLIKGLNGEYIPAGGSGAPTRGRLDILPTGRNFYSVDVRTVPSEAAYELGTKSAQNIIDRYLQENGEYPTSIGLSVWGTSTMRTSGDDIAQALALIGVKPIWQGSNRRVKDFIVLSTLELKRPRVDVMLRVSGFFRDAFPDLISLFNSAVEKVASLDETDEQNPIKKRFEEEKQQWQKEGLDEKQANERALYRVFGSKPGAYGAGLQGLIEGKNWTTSDDLAQAYINWSGYAYYGKNNSGKSAHETFKKRLSNIEVVMQNQDNREHDILDSDDYYQFQGGMTAAVNTVKGSQPETYFGDHSRPENPKVKSLKEELLKVFRSRVVNPKWMQGMQEHGYKGAFEMTATMDYLFAYDATTNLITDFMYEQITDAYLFNEQNKSFISAHNPWALKDMSERMLEAIQRGMWENPSEETISELKEIYKNSDAITE encoded by the coding sequence GTGCATTTAATTTCTACTATACCGGGCGGTTGGAATCCTAATGATGAAGGTGTATTTTATATAGACCAATCTCCTGGAGATATTGTTTTTTTGTCTTCAGCAGATTCTGATTTGTTTATGATGCATAATGCTTATAAATTAATTCATAACGCAGTAGAAAATGCACCTTCATTTCGGTTTGCAAACCTTAGTTATTTTAAACAAGAATTAACTATTGACACCTATATTGATGAGGTTATTTCATCAGCAAAAATTGTGGTGTTAAAATTGTTAGGAGGAAAAGCCTATTATAATTATTTGTGTGAAGCGGTTACCGAATGTTGTGAAGAAAACGATATTCAATTATTGTTTTTACCTGGTGATAATAAACCGGATTTAGAATTGATGCAATCTTCTAATATTCCGTTAAAAGATGTCGATTTAATCTGGAAGTACATACAAACTGGTGGTATTGAAAATTGCCAAGCTGCTTTACAATTAATTAGCAATAGAATTACAGATACAGCAGTAATACCTAATGCTATTAAAACCATTCCTGATTTATTTTTATATCATCCCACGGTAGGGATTTATAGCAAACAAACTCTCGTAGAAAATAAAAATCAAGCTATTGTTTTTGGGTATCGAAGTTATTATTTATCGAATAATTTAGCACCTATTCATGGGATCCTTGATGCCTTAGCAGCACAAGGAATCGATGCTGTTGTTATAATGGCAGCAGGATATCGTGAACACGATATTGAACAACAAATTTTTAGTTTGTTGCAATTTCATCAAATAACAAAACCTAAAATCATTATTAATACCACAGGTTTTAGTGTGCAAGGTTTTAATGATACCACACAAAGTTTGTTTGATGCGTTTAACGTACCCGTTATTCAAGCTATTATGGGAAGCTGTAATCGAGAAAGTTGGCTCGAAGGAAATTTTGGGCTGCCACCTACGGATATCGCAATGAATATAGCTTTGCCAGAAGTGGATGGTAAAATTATATCGAAAGTGATTTCGTTTAAACAATCCAAAGAAAAGGATACACTTACAGATTCTGAAATAGTTTCTTATGTTCCTAATGTAGAAGGTTGCCAGTTTGTTGCAGAAATGGCCAAGGCTTGGGTAAACCTTCAGCAAAAAACGAATGCAGAGAAAAGAATCGCATTAGTTTTACCTAATTATCCTAATAATAATAGCCGTTTGGCTAATGGTGTGGGGTTAGATACTCCACAAAGCACCTTACAAATTTTAGCACAATTGGCTCATGAAAACTATGCGTTAGCATCTGATTTTCCTAAAACAACCAAAGAGTTAATAGATAAATTAACCAACTCGGTTACCAATAGTTTAGAAACGATTAATACGTTAAATGAGCGGCATGCTATAAAATTAGAAGAAGCTGTTTTTTATCAATATTATAATCAACTATCAAAAACGCTTCGCGATAGCATAGAAGCACAATGGGGAAATCCAAATGAGTCTCCTAATTATCAAAAAGGATATTTTTTAATTCCAGGATTTATTTCTGAAAACGTATTGGTAAGTATTCAACCAAGTAGAGGTTATAATCTAGATTTACAAGCCAGTTATCATTCACCAGATTTACCGCCACCGCCGGCATATTTAGCCTATTATATTTGGCTGCAACATGATTTTAAAGCGGATGCTTTAGTGCATATTGGTAAACATGGAAACTTAGAATGGTTACCAGGAAAAAGTGTAGCATTAAGTAAAGAAACTTGTTTTCCTGCTGCTATTCTAGGAGCGATTCCTCACTTTTATCCTTTTATTATTAATGATCCTGGAGAAGGAACGCAGGCAAAAAGAAGAAATCAAGCGATTATATTGGATCATTTGATACCGCCAATGACACGCGCAGAGAATTATGGTGACTTGCTAAAATTAGAACTTTTAATTGATGAGTTTTATGAATCTGCTTTAGTAGATAAAAAAAGAGCTTCACTGATTAAAACCAAAATAGAAACACTAGTTAATGAAACCCATCTTAAAAGTGATTTAAATCAAGACGGAAAAGACATCGATGCTTTATTAGAAGTTATTGATGGATATTTATGTGAACTCAAGGAATCTCAAATTAGAGGTGGATTACATATTTTAGGAAAATTACCTAAGCAAGAAAAATTAGTGGATTTAATTGTTGCTTTACATCGATTGCCGCAAGGTAATTTAAAAGGAATTACACAATGTTTAGCTGAGGATTTGCAACTGAATTTTGATCCGATAGATGTTTCTTATTCAGATCTTTTTGAAAAAGAAATTTTGGGTATATCATGTCGTACATATGGGCAAGCAGTAGAGCTTTTGGAGAACAAAGCTAAAAACATTGTTAGTCAATTATTAAGTAATGATCAAAATGAAAACATAGGTGAATATACACAAGAAATATTAGCCTATATACAACAACATACATTGTCTGTTTTACACAAAACAAGCAACGAAATAAATCATTTGATCAAAGGGTTAAATGGGGAGTATATTCCTGCTGGTGGATCCGGTGCTCCAACGCGAGGACGTTTAGATATTTTGCCTACAGGAAGAAATTTTTATTCTGTAGATGTTCGTACTGTTCCTTCGGAAGCTGCTTATGAATTAGGGACAAAGAGTGCTCAGAATATAATTGACCGCTATTTGCAAGAAAATGGAGAATACCCTACTTCTATTGGTTTATCTGTTTGGGGGACTTCTACAATGCGTACTAGTGGTGATGATATTGCTCAAGCTTTGGCATTAATTGGTGTAAAACCCATTTGGCAAGGAAGCAATCGAAGAGTTAAAGATTTTATAGTACTTTCTACCCTAGAATTGAAACGACCCAGAGTAGATGTCATGTTACGTGTTTCTGGTTTTTTTAGGGATGCTTTTCCAGATTTAATCTCCTTATTTAATTCCGCTGTTGAAAAAGTAGCTTCTTTAGATGAAACTGATGAACAAAACCCTATAAAAAAACGTTTTGAGGAGGAAAAACAACAATGGCAAAAAGAAGGTTTAGATGAAAAGCAGGCTAATGAAAGAGCTTTGTATCGTGTCTTCGGATCGAAACCAGGAGCATATGGAGCTGGATTACAAGGGTTAATTGAAGGGAAAAATTGGACAACCTCAGATGATTTAGCACAAGCATACATCAATTGGAGTGGTTATGCATATTACGGAAAAAATAATAGTGGAAAATCTGCACACGAAACTTTTAAAAAACGATTATCAAATATTGAAGTTGTGATGCAAAATCAAGATAATAGAGAACACGATATACTGGACTCTGATGACTATTACCAATTTCAAGGTGGAATGACAGCTGCTGTGAATACCGTAAAAGGAAGTCAGCCAGAAACTTATTTTGGAGACCATTCAAGACCTGAAAACCCGAAGGTAAAATCATTAAAAGAAGAGTTGCTAAAAGTATTTCGGTCAAGAGTCGTAAATCCAAAATGGATGCAAGGTATGCAAGAACACGGTTACAAAGGTGCTTTCGAAATGACAGCTACTATGGACTACCTTTTTGCTTATGATGCTACTACTAATTTAATAACCGATTTTATGTATGAGCAAATTACGGATGCTTATTTGTTTAATGAGCAAAACAAGTCGTTTATATCAGCACATAATCCTTGGGCATTAAAAGATATGTCAGAGCGCATGCTAGAAGCCATTCAAAGAGGTATGTGGGAGAATCCTTCTGAAGAAACTATAAGTGAATTAAAAGAAATCTATAAAAATTCGGATGCTATTACAGAATAG
- a CDS encoding DUF4249 family protein: MKKLHIYIAFISLFTLISCVEDISQDFEFKEQVFISGLLTNAEGFVSVQVQKTVPVTDTTFSAVNDAQISLFTRDASDTVSLVSDSFIADNGQYTSAEMITPIIGNIYWIEVILQDQTVLISEEEILNPPIPIVDMVKTDDSVRITFTGPIDVQNFYLIQLEILKDGALVSDELIVSNDRIINEEEEKILVITGMNEGETLNINISNINFTTFQFYSNVISNQGNEPEVSSLFLPVNLVGNISNMTTNELVLGNFGVAGLTPITIDF, encoded by the coding sequence ATGAAAAAACTACATATATACATAGCATTCATTTCATTATTCACATTAATAAGTTGTGTCGAGGATATTAGTCAGGATTTTGAATTTAAGGAGCAGGTATTCATCTCTGGATTATTGACCAACGCGGAGGGTTTTGTTTCTGTTCAGGTTCAAAAAACCGTTCCAGTAACCGATACAACCTTTAGTGCTGTAAATGACGCACAAATATCTTTGTTTACACGGGATGCATCTGATACCGTCTCATTAGTTTCGGATTCGTTTATTGCTGATAATGGCCAGTATACCAGTGCAGAGATGATCACTCCAATTATTGGCAACATATATTGGATAGAAGTAATATTACAGGATCAAACTGTGCTTATATCCGAGGAGGAAATTTTAAATCCACCCATTCCTATCGTAGATATGGTAAAAACTGATGATAGTGTTCGAATTACTTTCACAGGTCCAATTGATGTACAAAATTTCTATTTAATTCAGTTAGAAATTCTTAAAGATGGTGCATTAGTTTCTGATGAATTGATCGTATCCAATGACAGAATTATCAATGAAGAGGAAGAAAAAATTCTTGTTATAACTGGCATGAACGAAGGCGAAACGTTAAACATAAACATCAGCAATATTAACTTCACCACGTTTCAGTTTTATAGCAATGTCATTAGTAACCAAGGAAATGAACCAGAAGTATCCTCTTTGTTTTTACCTGTCAACTTAGTTGGTAATATCTCCAATATGACAACAAATGAATTGGTACTAGGTAATTTTGGTGTAGCAGGATTAACTCCTATTACCATAGATTTCTAA
- a CDS encoding S41 family peptidase, translated as MILLTIKKELSFSIIKKRYLYIMVFFLFSCQSDDDATILPVEDPMNGFWMSAEKGYIFEFTDDKSIFYNINTAGCSIQEDDFIPEDYFGLRLELANENELVASTDLSDSEIVFTRLSSQTPNCLPDQVSSTEDPKVNFDHFWNIFNDHYAFFDTRNVDWSQYEGIRDQVTVDNFYDVLEELVVLLEDAHVSIYDEDNDIEINSGASKLLERLNANLSGELIIEDEDDYFNLVDQKITTIVTEYLGGNFEIDDSENILWGLIDDTVGYIVIGTMEGYGTSFGNELSTLNTVLDTIMNDLRESGVSNLIIDIRFNDGGYDTVTLDMVSRFMDQERISYFKKARLGDSFTENRIFSVGPKGDFQFTDDIILLTSPYSVSAAELFALCVKDLSYVTIVGENTAGVFSTILTHILPNGAELGLSNEVYSDAQGAVFETVGIGPENQENRVPFLSTSDFQEQKDGGIERALELLNN; from the coding sequence ATGATATTACTAACAATCAAAAAAGAACTCTCTTTTTCAATTATTAAAAAACGTTATCTATATATAATGGTGTTTTTTCTTTTCTCTTGTCAATCTGATGATGACGCCACCATTCTTCCTGTGGAAGATCCAATGAATGGTTTTTGGATGTCAGCAGAAAAAGGATACATTTTTGAGTTTACAGATGATAAAAGCATTTTTTATAATATAAATACGGCAGGATGTTCCATTCAGGAAGATGATTTTATTCCAGAAGATTATTTTGGATTACGGCTAGAACTGGCTAACGAAAATGAACTTGTAGCTTCTACAGATTTATCAGACTCAGAAATAGTATTTACTCGGTTATCAAGTCAAACTCCAAACTGTTTACCTGATCAGGTTTCCAGTACAGAAGATCCAAAAGTTAATTTTGATCATTTTTGGAATATTTTTAATGACCATTACGCTTTTTTTGATACTAGAAATGTAGATTGGTCTCAATATGAAGGGATAAGAGATCAGGTTACAGTGGATAATTTTTATGATGTTTTAGAAGAGCTTGTTGTTTTATTAGAAGATGCCCATGTAAGTATCTATGATGAAGATAATGATATCGAAATTAACTCGGGAGCCTCCAAATTATTAGAAAGACTAAATGCTAATCTAAGTGGAGAACTGATCATAGAAGACGAAGACGATTATTTTAATCTTGTTGATCAAAAAATAACCACAATTGTCACGGAGTATTTGGGAGGAAATTTCGAAATAGATGATAGTGAGAACATATTATGGGGATTGATCGATGATACTGTTGGGTATATTGTTATTGGAACTATGGAAGGATATGGAACAAGTTTCGGTAACGAGTTATCAACATTAAATACTGTGCTAGATACTATAATGAACGACCTAAGAGAATCGGGAGTTTCTAACTTAATTATAGATATACGTTTTAATGATGGAGGGTACGATACAGTTACTTTAGATATGGTATCCCGGTTTATGGATCAGGAACGAATCTCCTATTTTAAAAAAGCAAGATTAGGAGATAGCTTTACAGAAAATAGAATTTTTTCGGTAGGACCTAAAGGTGATTTTCAGTTTACAGATGATATTATACTACTTACAAGTCCATATAGTGTTAGTGCAGCAGAACTTTTTGCTTTATGCGTAAAAGATTTGTCGTATGTAACCATTGTTGGAGAAAATACAGCAGGGGTTTTTTCTACTATTCTTACTCATATATTACCAAATGGAGCAGAACTAGGATTGTCTAATGAGGTATATAGTGATGCGCAAGGAGCGGTTTTTGAAACAGTTGGAATTGGTCCCGAAAATCAAGAAAACAGGGTGCCATTTTTATCAACTTCAGACTTTCAAGAACAAAAAGATGGCGGAATAGAACGTGCTTTAGAATTGCTAAATAATTAA
- a CDS encoding TonB-dependent receptor, with the protein MKIYHFGVISWPKNSYGKPSFLMKLSFFFYLVFCFQLLGFNGFSQKNVTLEEENSSLQSIINKIETQTSYAFIFSNDVIDVNQNFSITVIKKDITETLELLFKDTRISYKIKKNHIILSKVKRQREDFTISGIITDEATGEILLGASVIIKNSNNGVFTNAYGFYSITLAKGVYTLEISYLGYLTKVLDVRLETDKNIAIELQPSSNQLDEVVIQTNQNNKSQVEPIFGGTTSLTTSEIKKLPSLLGEPDITRAVLTQPGISSIGEGTSGFNVRGGNVDQNLILLDEAPLYNTSHLFGLFSIFNADAVKILKLYKGEIPARFGGRASSVLEIRQKNGNSKRIKGEGGLGLLFSKFTIEGPIKKNKISFLASGRRSYFDVFFPLFKGNEAVDKFHFYDLNTKLTWNINKNNRLYASGIFAADVLKFNQEEENGEGGFDTDLDLGWINTTATIRWNHTFSNRLFSNITGIYSKYDFSLGQREDLREENIEENIEETVERSIENWIFKPDFTYYSNPSTQMRFGLYGNLYQFIPKITSTAGNQVLDKEKALELAAYYSIEKQWNKLSLSTGLRYSWFANFGEENIAIYDPNLPQTQNSIVGNRRVKNNEISKTYFGLEPRISLKYDVNDQKAFKAGYNRMFQYIHTINSQTITLPNDTWKPSGEHIAPLEVNQFSAGYAYDTKDQSYNFSIEGYYKTFDNLIVYKNGARLGVFDNLETELVAAKGFSYGLEVAAHKNNGKLTGNINYTYSVSKRKTKSNFSSEQINNNTYFPSNFDRPHIFNITANYKLSKKWEVGAFFTYQTGRPITQPNGRVTFDGDAFIIYSDRNAFRIPDTHRADISFTYTPTDNPKTNWKGSWNFGLYNVYGRKNAFSINSVFDDNQLETSQISFIAAPIPFISYNFKF; encoded by the coding sequence ATGAAAATATACCATTTTGGGGTCATTTCATGGCCAAAAAATAGTTATGGAAAACCCTCTTTTTTAATGAAATTATCTTTCTTTTTTTATTTGGTTTTTTGTTTTCAACTCTTGGGATTCAATGGGTTTTCTCAAAAAAATGTTACACTAGAAGAGGAAAATAGTTCTTTACAATCAATTATAAATAAAATTGAAACACAAACATCTTACGCTTTTATATTTAGCAATGACGTAATCGATGTCAATCAAAATTTTAGTATAACTGTTATAAAAAAAGATATAACCGAAACGCTCGAGTTGCTTTTTAAGGATACTAGGATTTCTTATAAAATTAAGAAAAACCATATCATTCTTTCTAAAGTCAAAAGGCAGCGAGAAGACTTTACTATTAGCGGGATTATTACAGATGAAGCTACTGGCGAAATACTTTTAGGTGCCAGTGTTATCATAAAAAACAGCAATAATGGCGTATTTACTAATGCTTATGGTTTTTATTCCATAACATTGGCCAAAGGAGTTTATACTTTGGAGATTTCGTATCTGGGTTACCTAACCAAAGTGTTAGATGTTCGATTAGAAACTGATAAAAACATAGCGATAGAGCTTCAGCCATCCTCAAATCAGTTAGACGAAGTTGTAATACAGACTAATCAAAACAATAAAAGTCAGGTAGAACCCATTTTTGGAGGCACTACCAGTCTGACTACTTCAGAAATTAAAAAACTACCATCTCTCTTGGGAGAACCAGATATTACCAGGGCAGTTTTAACCCAACCAGGAATTAGTAGTATTGGCGAAGGAACCAGTGGTTTTAATGTAAGAGGTGGAAATGTAGATCAAAATTTAATTCTACTAGACGAAGCTCCCTTGTATAATACTTCTCATTTATTCGGATTGTTTTCTATTTTTAACGCAGATGCGGTTAAAATATTAAAATTATATAAAGGCGAAATACCGGCTCGTTTTGGAGGTAGAGCATCATCCGTACTAGAGATTCGACAAAAAAATGGAAATTCTAAAAGAATTAAAGGAGAAGGTGGATTGGGATTACTGTTTTCTAAATTTACGATAGAAGGTCCTATTAAAAAGAATAAAATAAGCTTTTTAGCTTCTGGCAGGCGTTCTTATTTTGATGTATTTTTTCCCTTGTTTAAAGGCAACGAAGCTGTTGACAAATTTCATTTTTATGATTTAAACACAAAACTAACCTGGAACATCAATAAAAATAACAGACTATATGCATCAGGTATTTTTGCTGCAGATGTATTAAAGTTTAATCAAGAAGAAGAAAATGGAGAAGGTGGATTTGATACTGATTTAGATCTTGGATGGATAAATACTACTGCTACCATTCGATGGAATCATACTTTTTCTAATAGATTATTTTCTAACATAACAGGTATCTATAGCAAATACGATTTCTCATTAGGGCAAAGAGAAGATCTTAGAGAAGAAAACATTGAGGAAAATATAGAAGAAACTGTAGAAAGATCTATTGAAAACTGGATTTTCAAACCCGATTTCACTTATTATTCAAACCCTAGTACCCAAATGCGATTCGGTCTCTATGGTAATTTGTATCAATTCATTCCCAAAATTACTAGTACAGCAGGTAATCAGGTTCTAGACAAAGAAAAAGCATTAGAACTAGCAGCTTATTATAGTATTGAAAAGCAATGGAATAAACTATCATTATCAACCGGTTTACGATACTCTTGGTTTGCGAATTTTGGAGAAGAAAATATTGCTATCTATGATCCTAACCTTCCACAAACACAAAACTCAATTGTAGGGAATAGAAGGGTTAAAAACAACGAAATATCCAAAACTTATTTTGGATTAGAACCTCGCATATCTTTAAAATATGACGTTAATGATCAAAAAGCATTTAAAGCAGGATATAACAGAATGTTTCAATACATTCATACCATTAATAGTCAAACGATAACATTACCAAATGATACTTGGAAACCTTCTGGTGAGCATATTGCTCCATTAGAAGTAAATCAATTTTCTGCCGGATATGCTTATGACACCAAAGATCAAAGCTATAATTTTTCGATAGAGGGCTATTACAAAACATTTGATAATTTAATAGTCTATAAAAATGGAGCTAGATTAGGAGTTTTTGATAACTTAGAAACCGAATTAGTAGCTGCCAAAGGTTTTTCTTATGGATTAGAAGTCGCCGCACATAAAAATAATGGAAAATTAACCGGAAACATAAACTACACCTATTCTGTCTCTAAGCGAAAAACAAAAAGTAATTTCTCCTCAGAACAAATTAATAACAACACCTATTTTCCCTCTAATTTTGATAGGCCTCATATATTTAACATCACAGCAAATTACAAACTATCTAAAAAATGGGAAGTAGGAGCATTTTTCACCTATCAAACAGGAAGACCCATAACCCAGCCTAATGGCAGGGTAACTTTTGACGGAGATGCATTTATTATCTATTCTGATAGGAACGCCTTTAGAATTCCAGACACTCATAGAGCAGACATATCGTTTACATATACACCTACCGATAATCCTAAAACGAACTGGAAAGGAAGCTGGAATTTTGGTCTTTATAATGTGTATGGTCGTAAAAATGCGTTTTCGATTAATTCTGTTTTTGACGATAACCAATTAGAAACATCTCAAATTTCATTTATCGCCGCGCCAATTCCGTTCATATCCTACAATTTTAAATTTTAG
- the cobW gene encoding cobalamin biosynthesis protein CobW, whose protein sequence is MNKIPITIVTGFLGVGKTTLVHNMLKNANGKRIAVLVNEFGEVDVDGQLIASSECGDEDCNLVQLPNGCICCTVQEEFLPSMLQLLERKEEIDHIVIETSGLSMPKPLVKAVNWPDLKPHITIDSVITVVDAVGIATGEICDRERVLAQRLADDTLDHETPIEELFLDQLSCADLVLVSKRDLVDDENFSTITEIVTEKARPNTKIVPVVKGELDNAILLGIGASAEDDVDNRHSIHEEHHKHGNHHHHNDDVKTVLLEYAEITDIKNLVKDLKALVAQHEIYRIKGFVNIPNKSMRMVLQGVGARFDYYFERPWGANEARKTSLVVIGKNIELTENNEINTHAHSHHHHDHEHGHFHL, encoded by the coding sequence GAAAAACGACCTTAGTGCATAACATGTTAAAGAACGCCAACGGAAAACGCATTGCTGTGTTGGTAAATGAATTTGGAGAAGTAGATGTAGATGGACAATTGATAGCTTCATCAGAATGCGGCGATGAGGATTGCAACTTAGTACAATTACCTAACGGATGTATTTGTTGTACTGTACAAGAAGAGTTTTTACCGTCTATGCTACAACTGTTAGAACGCAAAGAAGAAATTGACCATATTGTTATAGAAACCTCAGGTTTGTCTATGCCTAAACCTTTAGTGAAAGCAGTGAATTGGCCAGATTTAAAACCTCATATTACGATAGATTCCGTAATTACTGTGGTAGATGCTGTAGGAATAGCTACAGGAGAAATATGCGATAGAGAACGAGTGTTAGCGCAACGTTTAGCGGATGATACTTTAGATCACGAAACACCTATTGAAGAATTGTTTTTGGACCAATTATCGTGTGCTGATTTAGTTTTGGTAAGTAAAAGAGATTTGGTTGATGATGAAAATTTTTCAACCATTACTGAAATAGTAACTGAGAAGGCAAGACCAAATACTAAAATTGTTCCTGTTGTAAAAGGAGAATTAGACAATGCTATTTTATTGGGTATTGGAGCTTCTGCAGAAGATGATGTAGATAACCGTCATTCTATTCACGAAGAGCATCATAAACACGGAAACCATCACCATCATAATGATGACGTTAAAACGGTTTTATTAGAATATGCTGAAATTACAGATATTAAAAACCTCGTAAAAGATTTAAAAGCATTAGTAGCGCAACACGAAATTTATAGAATTAAAGGTTTTGTAAATATTCCTAACAAATCAATGCGTATGGTGTTACAAGGTGTAGGCGCACGTTTTGATTATTATTTCGAAAGACCGTGGGGAGCTAATGAAGCTCGTAAAACAAGTTTAGTGGTTATTGGTAAAAATATAGAACTTACCGAAAATAACGAAATCAACACCCATGCGCATAGTCATCACCACCATGATCATGAGCACGGACATTTTCATTTATAA
- a CDS encoding AraC family transcriptional regulator, translating to MDTTLLDLAIIVSGSIGYFISIALVTTSFYKSRANKYLAISLFLLTSLTFLGSYEIGNFVLQFLDNIMLEFLVAGTLFTYFLIQIQHKYLIKKRYRLFYFPFIGSVILEFCVSFFDIVLNIYNPDFDAITYDIKDHVSFLYNVLLIFWGRYLIKKSNTISIEKKRWLLRLNLFMICIIICWFLSNIELYVYDSEYVTNFLWILLSFLTWWVLYYGIFKLQIIAQKDELHKYLVSKKTVNTSVKKKISKATVSKIITELYVVMEEEELYKNPLLSRLDLANRLGTSEGYLSQIINQEINKSVIQFVNEYRIEAAKNLLQDPVFNKYSIEAIGMEAGFKSKSVFYKTFNSNSGMSPGAFRKLHKMS from the coding sequence TTGGATACAACACTTTTAGACCTTGCAATTATTGTTAGTGGAAGTATAGGATATTTTATAAGTATCGCACTAGTAACTACTTCTTTTTATAAAAGTCGGGCTAATAAATATCTCGCGATATCACTGTTCTTACTTACAAGCTTAACCTTTTTAGGTTCATATGAGATAGGAAATTTTGTCTTACAATTTCTAGACAATATTATGTTAGAGTTTTTGGTTGCAGGTACTTTATTTACATATTTCCTGATTCAAATTCAACATAAGTACCTTATAAAAAAACGATATAGATTGTTTTACTTTCCTTTTATAGGTTCTGTGATTCTTGAATTTTGTGTTTCTTTTTTTGATATCGTTTTAAATATTTACAATCCTGATTTTGATGCAATAACATATGATATCAAGGATCATGTATCTTTTTTGTATAATGTGTTATTAATCTTTTGGGGAAGATATTTGATAAAAAAATCAAATACGATTTCTATAGAAAAAAAGCGTTGGTTATTAAGACTTAACCTTTTTATGATATGCATTATTATTTGTTGGTTTTTATCCAATATAGAACTTTATGTATACGATTCAGAATATGTTACTAATTTCCTGTGGATACTACTTTCTTTTTTAACATGGTGGGTATTGTATTATGGAATTTTTAAACTACAGATAATTGCTCAAAAAGACGAGTTACACAAGTATTTAGTTTCAAAAAAAACAGTTAATACTTCTGTGAAAAAGAAAATAAGTAAGGCTACTGTTTCTAAAATCATTACAGAACTATATGTGGTAATGGAAGAGGAAGAGTTGTATAAAAATCCTCTTTTAAGTAGATTAGATTTGGCAAATCGATTAGGAACAAGCGAGGGATACTTATCACAAATCATTAATCAGGAAATCAATAAAAGTGTTATCCAGTTTGTAAATGAATATAGAATTGAAGCGGCTAAAAACCTTTTGCAGGATCCTGTATTCAATAAATATTCTATCGAAGCTATTGGTATGGAAGCTGGTTTTAAATCTAAGAGTGTTTTTTATAAAACTTTTAATAGTAATTCCGGGATGTCTCCTGGAGCTTTTAGAAAGCTTCATAAAATGTCCTGA